CTGGTGGACACGACCGAGATGTACCTGCGCACCATCCTCGAGCTCGAAGAGGAAGGCGTGCCGCCGCTGCGCGCGCGGATCGCCGAGCGGCTGCGGCAGAGCGGCCCCACCGTCAGCCAGACCGTGGCCCGGATGGAACGCGACGGGCTGCTCACCGTCGAAGGGGACCGGCACCTCGCCCTCACCGACCTGGGCCGCAGCACCGCCGTCTCGGTGATGCGCAAACACCGCCTCGCCGAGCTGCTACTGGTCAACGTGATCGGCATGCCCTACGAGGAGGCCCACGAGGAGGCCTGCCGCTGGGAGCACGTGATGAGCGACGCGGTCGAGAAGCGGGTCTACGACCTGCTCAACCGCCCGACCCGCTCCCCGTACGGCAACCCGATCCCCGGGCTCGAGGAGCTGGGCCCCCCGGAGGAGCCGGCCGCCGAGACCCCCGACAGCGAACGCAACCTCGCCTTCCCCGGCCTGGTCGGCACGGTCGTCGTCCGGCGGATCTGCGAGAGCGTGCAGACCGACGCGGACGTGCTGCGTCAACTGCACTCCGCCGGGGTCGACCCGGGCGCGACCGTGACCGTCGCCCAGGAACGGGACGCGGTCACCATCGACCGGTCCGGGGAGAAGATCCGCCTGCCCCGTGAGGTCGCCTCCCGGGTCTTCGTCGCCGCCCACTGAGCCTCCCGCCCCGACCGGCGGGGTCAGTCCGTCACGTACGGGCAGTGCCGGCAGCCGCGCCCGCAGCAGGCGCCACGGTCGGCGAGGAATCCGGCGGTCAGCACGAACAACCCCGTCGACGGGTCGGAATAGCCGGCCTGGCCGGCGGCCAGCGCGGCAGCGTGCGCGGCGAGGATCCGCGCCCGTTCCGGGTGCTCCGGCGACAGCCGCGACGGGTGCGGCTCGGTCAACGCCCGGTCCGCCAGTGGAAGCCGCCGCATGCTCACCCGACGAGTGTAGGGTCGCGGAAAGCCGGTTGCCCGGCCCGGACGCCGCTGTCAGTGTCACCCGATGACCACGACGACCTATTCCGCGCCCGACGGGACCCTGCTCGCCTACCGGGCCGTGGGGTCCGGCGCCCCCCTCGTCTGCCTGCCCGGCGGGCCGATGCGCGCCGCCGCGTACCTCGGCGACCTGGGTGGCCTCTCCCGCCACCGGCGACTGATCCTCGCCGACGCCCGGGGCACCGGCGACTCGGCGATCCCCGCAGACCCCACCTCGTACCGGTGCGACCGGCAGGTCGACGACGTCGAGGCGCTGCGCGACCACCTCGGGCTGGACCGGCTCGACCTGCTCGGCCACTCCGCCGGGGCGAGCCTGGCGCTGTGCTACGCGACCCGGCACCCGGAGCGGGTCGGCCGGCTGGCGCTGGTGACGCCGAGCCCGGCGGCCGTCGGCGTCGAGGTGACCCCGCAGCTCCGCCGGGCGACGACCGAAGGACGACGGGGCGAGCCGTACCACGCCACCGCGTCGGCGGCGCTGGAACGGCTCATCGACGGCAGCGCCGCGCCCGAGGACGTGGCCGCCATCGCCCCCCTCCAGTACGGCCGGTGGGACGCCGCCGCCCAAACCCACCACGCGGCCGCCGCCGGCCAGCGCAACCCCGAGGCCACCGGGGTCTTCCTCGCCACGCCCTTCGACACGACCGCCATCCGGGCCGCGGTGACCAGTCACCGGGGGCGGGTGCTGGTCCTGGCCGGAGACCGCGACGTCAGCACCCCGGAACCGGCCGTCGCCCAGTTGGCCGCGCTGTTCCCGCAGGCCGAGTACGCCGTCCAGGCCGGCGCCGGCCACTACCCCTGGCTGGACGACCCGGACGCCTTCACCGCCACCCTCGCCGCCTTCCTGCGCTGAGCCCGGCACGGGCGACGCGTTCCCGCCCCGCCTGCCGTCGGTCCCGCCACGGCAGACGGACGACCGCCCGGACCTGGTTGGTCCGGGCGGTCGTCGTCGGGCAGGGCGTCAGCTACAGCCGCTGGTGGAGCCGCAGCCCTCACAGACGTAGCAGCTTCCGGCGGGGCGCATCTTCGTGCCGCAGGTGAAGCAGAGCGGCGCGTCGGCGGCCTTGCCGATCACCGCCTCCAGCAGATCGGTCGACGAGCCGACCGACGACGCCGGCCGGACCGGGGCCACCTCGACGGCGGCGGCCGGCTCGGCCTCCGCCTCGACCGGCGCGGACACCGCCATCGCGGCGAGGTCCGCGCCGCTCTCGGCGGCCTCGGCCTCCGCCTCGGCCCGCATCTGCGCCGTCCGCTCCTGGGCGGTGAAGATGCCCAGCTCGGAACGGGTCTCGTAGGGCAGGAAGTCCAACGCCAGACGACGGAAGATGTAGTCCATCACCGAGGCGGCGATCCGCACGTCCGGGTCGTCGGTCATCCCGGCCGGCTCGAACCGCATGTTGGTGAACTTGCTGACGTACGTCTCCAGCGGCACGCCGTACTGGAGACCGATCGAGATGGCCACCGAGAAGGCGTCCATCACCCCGGCCAGGGTGGAGCCCTGCTTGGACATCTTCAGGAAGACCTCGCCGAGCCCGTCGTCCGGGTACGACGACGCGGTCAGGTAGCCCTCGGCCCCGCCGACGGAGAAGCTGACCGT
The sequence above is a segment of the Micromonospora sp. WMMD882 genome. Coding sequences within it:
- a CDS encoding metal-dependent transcriptional regulator produces the protein MARHDLVDTTEMYLRTILELEEEGVPPLRARIAERLRQSGPTVSQTVARMERDGLLTVEGDRHLALTDLGRSTAVSVMRKHRLAELLLVNVIGMPYEEAHEEACRWEHVMSDAVEKRVYDLLNRPTRSPYGNPIPGLEELGPPEEPAAETPDSERNLAFPGLVGTVVVRRICESVQTDADVLRQLHSAGVDPGATVTVAQERDAVTIDRSGEKIRLPREVASRVFVAAH
- a CDS encoding DUF5522 domain-containing protein, which encodes MSMRRLPLADRALTEPHPSRLSPEHPERARILAAHAAALAAGQAGYSDPSTGLFVLTAGFLADRGACCGRGCRHCPYVTD
- a CDS encoding alpha/beta hydrolase; translation: MTTTTYSAPDGTLLAYRAVGSGAPLVCLPGGPMRAAAYLGDLGGLSRHRRLILADARGTGDSAIPADPTSYRCDRQVDDVEALRDHLGLDRLDLLGHSAGASLALCYATRHPERVGRLALVTPSPAAVGVEVTPQLRRATTEGRRGEPYHATASAALERLIDGSAAPEDVAAIAPLQYGRWDAAAQTHHAAAAGQRNPEATGVFLATPFDTTAIRAAVTSHRGRVLVLAGDRDVSTPEPAVAQLAALFPQAEYAVQAGAGHYPWLDDPDAFTATLAAFLR